From Hylaeus volcanicus isolate JK05 chromosome 2, UHH_iyHylVolc1.0_haploid, whole genome shotgun sequence, the proteins below share one genomic window:
- the LOC128872846 gene encoding zinc finger protein 880-like, protein MAYDPRNIKYSSEIHSHQHNQSNVTGYAYSGHQSHVQQTDENRNENSCGNKETCPQISHQSSGTQTIQKVDAATMTDPLQIDFRLTSEYLARCSSTLGLPYVTKYEENGNNSTHSCQEVRPKIEFEVEPQYINGMLIYHCPECAYRFENREALHEHLEDHRQRPHICDICGASLKRKEHLDRHKQGHNKDRPYQCNMCCKAFKRNEHLARHMIIHSGSKNQVCTECGKAFYRKDHLKKHLQSHNSSRNKNINSSQNNQNSQNNGEEGLSSFAMMMRQTGPPPFSILRT, encoded by the exons ATGGCTTATGATCCacgtaatattaaatattcatcagAGATTCACAGCCATCAACATAACCAGTCTAATGTGACTGGGTACGCATATTCTGGACATCAATCACATGTCCAACAAACAGATGAGAATAGAAACGAGAACAGTTgtggaaataaagaaacatgtCCACAGATATCCCATCAGTCTTCTGGGACACAAACTATTCAGAAAGTAGATGCAGCAACAATGACAGATCCTTTACAAATAGATTTTAGACTCACGTCTGAGTATTTAGCACGATGTTCTAGTACTCTGGGATTGCCATATGTAACTAAATACGAGGAAAATGGCAATAATTCTACGCATAGTTGCCAAGAAGTTCGaccaaaaattgaatttgaagttGAACCACAATATATCAATG GTATGCTAATCTATCATTGTCCAGAATGTGCGTACAGATTTGAAAACCGTGAAGCATTACATGAGCACCTTGAAGATCATAGACAGCGACCTCACATCTGTGATATTTGTGGTGCGAGTTTAAAGCGTAAGGAACATTTAGATCGTCACAAACAAGGTCATAATAAGGATAGACCTTATCAGTGTAATATGTGTTGCAAAGCATTTAAACGCAATGAACACCTTGCTCGTCATATGATTATTCACTCAGGTAGCAAAAATCAAGTTTGTACAGAATGTGGCAAAGCCTTTTATAGGAAGGATCACTTAAAGAAGCACTTACAAAGTCATAATAGCagtagaaacaaaaatataaacagttCTCAAAATAATCAGAATAGTCAAAATAACGGAGAGGAAGGATTGAGCAGTTTTGCAATGATGATGAGGCAAACTGGGCCACctccattttctattttgcgaacttaa